In one Nicotiana tomentosiformis chromosome 6, ASM39032v3, whole genome shotgun sequence genomic region, the following are encoded:
- the LOC104088745 gene encoding putative UPF0481 protein At3g02645: MASNCNTNSNFDESRWVIQIRRTLDEELEEDTEIPVSIFNVPKALLLSDQDSYVPQVVAIGPYHYWRTELHDMERYKLAAAKITQKQLQSLKFQHLVEQLINFEHRIRCSYHKYLNFNEETLAWMMAVDASFLLEFLQIYAIREGKILTRVSSRMSHLVDIAGRKSAHNAILRDLIMLENQIPLFILRKMLEFQFSSLELADNMLVCILTGFCKELSPFQMVDDFPIIQITECVHLLDFLYQFIVPKLEGTSEITKDDHEQTDANQVENSNFVGKSSHIGQLINEIWKILVKINRGPVRLLKRIVFSRPVKLMFKLPWKFISNLPGIKLFILPITYMFFSQEKAEINSETNINKPPLFEEIAIPSVTELSKAGVSFVATNAGIMSINFDDKKMKFYLPTVSLDVNTKVILRNLVAYEACNASGPLVFTRYTELMNGIIDTEEDALLLREKGIILNRLKSDKEVANLWNGMSRSLRLTKVQFLDKVIEDVNGFYNARWNIKTGKMMKHYVFGSWQVLTFLACIMLLMLMTLQAFCSVYKCARIFHIQNSDD; this comes from the coding sequence ATGGCCTCAAACTGCAATACTAATTCAAACTTCGATGAGAGTCGATGGGTTATTCAAATCCGTCGAACACTTGACGAAGAACTTGAAGAAGATACTGAAATTCCAGTTAGCATTTTCAACGTCCCAAAAGCTCTACTGTTGAGCGATCAAGATTCATACGTGCCACAAGTAGTGGCAATAGGCCCATACCATTATTGGCGTACAGAACTGCATGATATGGAAAGGTACAAATTAGCTGCTGCAAAAATAACTCAGAAACAGCTCCAAAGTCTCAAATTCCAGCATCTTGTGGAACAGCTGATAAATTTTGAGCACAGAATTCGTTGTTCGTACCATAAGTATTTGAATTTCAATGAGGAAACTTTGGCCTGGATGATGGCTGTAGACGCCTCTTTCTTGCTCGAGTTCCTTCAAATCTACGCGATTAGAGAAGGTAAAATTCTAACTAGAGTTTCCTCAAGAATGTCACATTTGGTTGATATTGCAGGGAGAAAGTCCGCGCATAATGCCATTCTTAGAGATTTAATTATGCTTGAAAACCAAATCCCGTTATTTATATTAAGGAAAATGTTGGAATTCCAGTTTTCATCTTTAGAGTTGGCAGATAACATGCTGGTGTGTATTCTAACGGGGTTCTGTAAAGAGCTTTCTCCTTTCCAAATGGTAGATGATTTCCCAATAATTCAAATCACAGAATGTGTTCATTTGCTGGACTTTTTGTACCAATTTATCGTGCCCAAATTAGAAGGAACTTCTGAAATAACAAAAGATGATCACGAGCAAACAGATGCCAACCAAGTCGAAAATAGTAATTTCGTTGGGAAATCAAGTCATATCGGACAACTTATTAATGAAATCTGGAAAATCCTTGTGAAAATAAACAGAGGCCCGGTACGTCTTCTTAAGAGAATAGTATTTTCAAGACCAGTTAAACTCATGTTTAAGCTGCCTTGGAAATTCATTTCTAATCTTCCTGGAATAAAACTTTTTATACTACCTATTACATATATGTTCTTTTCTCAAGAAAAAGCAGAAATAAATTCTGAAACTAATATCAATAAACCCCCTCTGTTTGAAGAAATAGCCATCCCATCAGTTACTGAACTTTCTAAAGCCGGAGTCAGTTTTGTAGCAACCAATGCTGGAATCATGAGCATAAATTTCGACGATAAAAAGATGAAATTTTATTTGCCTACAGTCAGTCTAGACGTAAACACAAAGGTCATTTTGAGGAATTTAGTTGCATACGAAGCATGTAATGCATCAGGGCCTTTAGTTTTTACACGTTACACTGAATTAATGAACGGGATTATTGATACAGAAGAGGATGCTTTGTTACTTAGGGAAAAAGGAATAATATTGAACCGTTTGAAGAGTGATAAAGAGGTTGCAAACTTGTGGAATGGGATGAGTAGATCGTTGAGATTAACTAAAGTGCAGTTCTTGGATAAAGTGATTGAAGATGTGAATGGATTTTACAATGCAAGATGGAATATTAAGACTGGAAAAATGATGAAGCATTATGTTTTTGGGTCATGGCAAGTTCTCACATTCTTGGCTTGTATTATGCTCTTAATGTTGATGACTTTACAAGCATTTTGTTCAGTCTATAAATGTGCTCGTATATTTCATATTCAGAATTCTGATGACTGA